A single genomic interval of Leishmania panamensis strain MHOM/PA/94/PSC-1 chromosome 25 sequence harbors:
- a CDS encoding 2,4-dihydroxyhept-2-ene-1,7-dioic acid aldolase, putative (TriTrypDB/GeneDB-style sysID: LpmP.25.2090), whose protein sequence is MSSGGAEFKAELRAGKPKFGIFLNSASPLLAGQFSHSGYDWLLIDAQHSPVDSLTAAHMIAAIHTGHSKAMVRVASTQDRAGIQCALDSGADGVLIPYVNNAQELQDAVSCCYYPTTGTRSVYQPQQCMNAKGLLGYVPESNKNVVIAFQVETAACIENLEEIMAVKGIDIAFLGQNDLCMSMGLYDGRYVFPQMYFSPELQAATDTLISTAKKHNVILGLFLFGTDRVGEFLEKGFTFISIGSELHHAMVQAGTWVKALKDISEEKGKPWTNQPSALV, encoded by the coding sequence ATGTCGTCCGGTGGTGCTGAGTTTAAGGCCGAGCTGCGTGCCGGTAAGCCGAAGTTTGGTATCTTTTTGAACTCAGCCAGCCCGCTGCTGGCCGGCCAGTTCAGCCACTCTGGCTACGACTGGCTGCTGATTGATGCTCAGCACTCGCCGGTGGACTCGCTGACAGCGGCGCATATGATCGCTGCCATCCACACGGGCCACTCCAAGGCCATGGTGCGCGTGGCGAGCACGCAGGACCGCGCTGGCATCCAGTGCGCtctcgacagcggcgccgatggCGTACTGATCCCGTACGTGAACAACGCGCAAGAGCTGCAGGACGCCGTGTCGTGCTGCTACTACCCGACGACTGGCACGCGTTCCGTGTACCAGCCACAGCAGTGCATGAACGCGAAGGGCCTACTGGGCTATGTACCGGAGTCCAATAAGAACGTGGTGATTGCCTTTCAAgtggagacggcggcgtgcATCGAGAACCTGGAGGAAATCATGGCTGTGAAGGGCATCGACATCGCCTTCCTTGGCCAGAACGACCTTTGCATGTCCATGGGTCTGTACGACGGCCGCTACGTGTTCCCGCAGATGTACTTCTCGccggagctgcaggctgccACGGACACGCTGATCTCAACAGCCAAGAAGCACAACGTCATCCTCGGGCTGTTTCTGTTTGGCACCGACCGCGTCGGTGAGTTCCTTGAGAAGGGGTTCACCTTCATCAGCATCGGCAGCGAACTGCACCATGCCATGGTACAGGCCGGCACATGGGTGAAGGCCCTGAAGGACATCtcagaggagaagggcaaGCCGTGGACAAACCAGCCCAGCGCCCTCGTGTAA